A region of Arabidopsis thaliana chromosome 5, partial sequence DNA encodes the following proteins:
- a CDS encoding Homeodomain-like superfamily protein (Homeodomain-like superfamily protein; CONTAINS InterPro DOMAIN/s: Myb, DNA-binding (InterPro:IPR014778), Homeodomain-like (InterPro:IPR009057), Myb-like DNA-binding domain, SHAQKYF class (InterPro:IPR006447), HTH transcriptional regulator, Myb-type, DNA-binding (InterPro:IPR017930), Homeodomain-related (InterPro:IPR012287); BEST Arabidopsis thaliana protein match is: Homeodomain-like superfamily protein (TAIR:AT3G24120.1); Has 1663 Blast hits to 1654 proteins in 60 species: Archae - 0; Bacteria - 0; Metazoa - 0; Fungi - 0; Plants - 1644; Viruses - 0; Other Eukaryotes - 19 (source: NCBI BLink).), with translation MMTRDPKPRLRWTADLHDRFVDAVAKLGGADKATPKSVLKLMGLKGLTLYHLKSHLQKYRLGQQQGKKQNRTEQNKENAGSSYVHFDNCSQGGISNDSRFDNHQRQSGNVPFAEAMRHQVDAQQRFQEQLEVQKKLQMRMEAQGKYLLTLLEKAQKSLPCGNAGETDKGQFSDFNLALSGLVGSDRKNEKAGLVTDISHLNGGDSSQEFRLCGEQEKIETGDACVKPESGFVHFDLNSKSGYDLLNCGKYGIEVKPNVIGDRLQ, from the exons ATGATGACTAGAGATCCCAAACCTAGGCTCAGATGGACAGCCGATCTTCATGATCGCTTCGTCGACGCCGTCGCTAAGCTCGGTGGCGCTGACA aaGCAACTCCTAAATCGGTTCTGAAGCTGATGGGATTAAAAGGTTTAACACTGTACCATCTCAAGAGCCATTTACAG AAGTATAGACTTGGTCAACAACAaggcaaaaaacaaaatagaacagaacaaaacaaagaaaatgctG GAAGTTCATATGTGCATTTCGACAATTGTTCTCAAGGAGGAATCTCCAATGATTCAAGATTTGATAACCATCAAag ACAAAGCGGGAATGTACCTTTTGCTGAGGCAATGAGACATCAGGTCGATGCGCAACAACGGTTTCAAGAACAACTCGAG GTGCAGAAAAAACTGCAGATGAGAATGGAGGCACaaggaaaatatttgttgacaTTACTAGAGAAAGCACAGAAGAGCTTACCTTGTGGTAATGCAGGGGAAACAGACAAGGGTCAATTCTCGGATTTCAATCTCGCACTTTCGGGACTTGTAGGAAGTGATCGTAAGAACGAGAAGGCGGGTTTGGTTACTGATATCTCACACCTTAATGGTGGTGATTCCTCTCAAGAGTTTCGGTTATGTGGAGAACAAGAGAAAATAGAAACCGGAGATGCATGTGTTAAACCAGAATCCGGGTTTGTGCATTTTGATTTGAACTCCAAAAGTGGGTATGATCTCTTGAATTGTGGGAAATATGGGATTGAAGTGAAGCCAAATGTGATTGGAGATAGACTTCAATAG
- a CDS encoding Homeodomain-like superfamily protein — protein sequence MERVNLGGLGYDNGGVMMTRDPKPRLRWTADLHDRFVDAVAKLGGADKATPKSVLKLMGLKGLTLYHLKSHLQKYRLGQQQGKKQNRTEQNKENAGSSYVHFDNCSQGGISNDSRFDNHQRQSGNVPFAEAMRHQVDAQQRFQEQLEVQKKLQMRMEAQGKYLLTLLEKAQKSLPCGNAGETDKGQFSDFNLALSGLVGSDRKNEKAGLVTDISHLNGGDSSQEFRLCGEQEKIETGDACVKPESGFVHFDLNSKSGYDLLNCGKYGIEVKPNVIGDRLQ from the exons ATGGAAAGAGTGAATCTCGGAGGTTTAGGTTACGATAATGGCGGAGTTATGATGACTAGAGATCCCAAACCTAGGCTCAGATGGACAGCCGATCTTCATGATCGCTTCGTCGACGCCGTCGCTAAGCTCGGTGGCGCTGACA aaGCAACTCCTAAATCGGTTCTGAAGCTGATGGGATTAAAAGGTTTAACACTGTACCATCTCAAGAGCCATTTACAG AAGTATAGACTTGGTCAACAACAaggcaaaaaacaaaatagaacagaacaaaacaaagaaaatgctG GAAGTTCATATGTGCATTTCGACAATTGTTCTCAAGGAGGAATCTCCAATGATTCAAGATTTGATAACCATCAAag ACAAAGCGGGAATGTACCTTTTGCTGAGGCAATGAGACATCAGGTCGATGCGCAACAACGGTTTCAAGAACAACTCGAG GTGCAGAAAAAACTGCAGATGAGAATGGAGGCACaaggaaaatatttgttgacaTTACTAGAGAAAGCACAGAAGAGCTTACCTTGTGGTAATGCAGGGGAAACAGACAAGGGTCAATTCTCGGATTTCAATCTCGCACTTTCGGGACTTGTAGGAAGTGATCGTAAGAACGAGAAGGCGGGTTTGGTTACTGATATCTCACACCTTAATGGTGGTGATTCCTCTCAAGAGTTTCGGTTATGTGGAGAACAAGAGAAAATAGAAACCGGAGATGCATGTGTTAAACCAGAATCCGGGTTTGTGCATTTTGATTTGAACTCCAAAAGTGGGTATGATCTCTTGAATTGTGGGAAATATGGGATTGAAGTGAAGCCAAATGTGATTGGAGATAGACTTCAATAG
- a CDS encoding Ribosomal protein L35 (Ribosomal protein L35; FUNCTIONS IN: structural constituent of ribosome; INVOLVED IN: translation; LOCATED IN: ribosome, intracellular; EXPRESSED IN: 23 plant structures; EXPRESSED DURING: 13 growth stages; CONTAINS InterPro DOMAIN/s: Ribosomal protein L35 (InterPro:IPR021137); Has 30201 Blast hits to 17322 proteins in 780 species: Archae - 12; Bacteria - 1396; Metazoa - 17338; Fungi - 3422; Plants - 5037; Viruses - 0; Other Eukaryotes - 2996 (source: NCBI BLink).): MQRFCTKLRSISLQSNRNLSFYGASPHRLIHHSPSPSRHLTTTTLGFANSTKWSFVPAAGVFPSNVSSMGTTFVPHHFVQVRNITSKEKMAKWKKKWRPRTPITSKVKKVKIKFYSSFKDRFKPLNDGTIRRWKEGKRHNAHLKSKKSKRRLRQPGLVPPAYAKVMKKLNFCN, translated from the exons ATGCAGAGGTTTTGCACTAAGCTACGTTCCATTTCTCTCCAATCTAATCGGAATCTCTCTTTTTACGGTGCTTCTCCTCACCGTCTCATTCACCATTCTCCTTCTCCGAGTCGTCacttaacaacaacaaccctAGGTTTTGCCAATTCCACCAAATGGAGCTTCGTTCCCGCCGCCGGAGTTTTTCCGTCGAATGTTAGCTCCATGGGCACTACCTTTGTTCCTCATCAC TTTGTTCAAGTACGAAATATCACTTCTAAGGAAAAAATGgcaaaatggaagaagaagtggagaCCTAGGACTCCAATCACATCAAAAGTCAAGAAAGTCAAGATTAAGTTTTATTC GTCATTCAAAGACAGGTTTAAACCACTAAATGATGGTACCATCCGTCGCTGGAAAGAAGGCAAGCGCCACAACGCACATTTGAAG TCAAAGAAATCGAAGCGTAGATTGAGACAACCTGGACTAGTACCACCAGCATATGCGAAAGTCATGAAGAAACTCAATTTCTGCAATTGA
- the GAS41 gene encoding YEATS family protein (GLIOMAS 41 (GAS41); INVOLVED IN: regulation of transcription, DNA-dependent; LOCATED IN: nucleus; EXPRESSED IN: 22 plant structures; EXPRESSED DURING: 13 growth stages; CONTAINS InterPro DOMAIN/s: YEATS (InterPro:IPR005033); BEST Arabidopsis thaliana protein match is: TBP-associated factor 14 (TAIR:AT2G18000.2).), protein MTNSSSSKKQAQDQPETSEPTLKSLKTKMTKSDEKKKLKDIEISVPIVYGNVAFWLGKKASEYQSHKWAVYVRGATNEDISVVVKKVVFQLHSSFNSPTRVIEEPPFEVSESGWGEFEIAMTLHFHSDVCDKPLSLYHHLKLYPEDESGPLTMKKPVVVESYDEIVFPDPSESFLARVQNHPALTFPRLPSGYNLPAPMQVEDTGKKKRGDTKDHSLGQWFMSFSEADELLQLAAARQQVQAHIAKLRRQISLLEGQNQTVKTGSDL, encoded by the exons ATGACGAACAGCTCGTCATCGAAGAAACAAGCTCAAGATCAGCCAGAAACTAGCGAACCCACTCTCAAATCTCTCAAAACCAAGATGACTAAATCCGACGAAAAG AAGAAGCTTAAAGACATTGAAATAAGCGTTCCAATTGTGTATGGTAATGTAGCATTCTGGCTTGGCAAGAAGGCTAGTGA GTATCAATCTCACAAGTGGGCAGTATATGTTCGAGGGGCAACAAATGAAGATATCAGTGTTGTAGTAAAGAAAGTTGTATTTCAGCTTCATTCTAGTTTCAATAGCCCGACTAGAGTTATCGAGGAGCCTCCATTCGAGGTATCGGAATCTGGTTGGGGAGAATTCGAGATTGCAATGACATTGCATTTCCACAGTGATGTCTGTGATAAGCCATTGAGTTT ATATCATCATTTAAAGCTATACCCTGAAGATGAATCAGGTCCTTTGACAATGAAGAAGCCTGTGGTTGTGGAATCTTATGACGAGATTGTCTTTCCTGATCCTTCAGAAAGTTTTTTAGCTAGGGTTCAGAATCATCCGGCTTTGACCTTTCCAAGATTACCCTCTGGTTACAACTTGCCTGCTCCTA TGCAAGTCGAAGATACcgggaaaaagaagagaggtGATACGAAAGATCATAGTTTGGGACAATGGTTCATGAGTTTCTCTGAAGCAGATGAGTTATTACAGCTTGCAGCTGCTCGTCAACAG GTTCAAGCTCATATTGCGAAACTGAGGCGACAAATAAGTTTGCTAGAGGGACAGAATCAGACCGTTAAAACAGGATCAGACCTGTGA
- the GAS41 gene encoding YEATS family protein (GLIOMAS 41 (GAS41); INVOLVED IN: regulation of transcription, DNA-dependent; LOCATED IN: nucleus; EXPRESSED IN: 22 plant structures; EXPRESSED DURING: 13 growth stages; CONTAINS InterPro DOMAIN/s: YEATS (InterPro:IPR005033); BEST Arabidopsis thaliana protein match is: TBP-associated factor 14 (TAIR:AT2G18000.2); Has 807 Blast hits to 807 proteins in 219 species: Archae - 0; Bacteria - 0; Metazoa - 350; Fungi - 284; Plants - 64; Viruses - 0; Other Eukaryotes - 109 (source: NCBI BLink).) translates to MTNSSSSKKQAQDQPETSEPTLKSLKTKMTKSDEKQKKLKDIEISVPIVYGNVAFWLGKKASEYQSHKWAVYVRGATNEDISVVVKKVVFQLHSSFNSPTRVIEEPPFEVSESGWGEFEIAMTLHFHSDVCDKPLSLYHHLKLYPEDESGPLTMKKPVVVESYDEIVFPDPSESFLARVQNHPALTFPRLPSGYNLPAPMQVEDTGKKKRGDTKDHSLGQWFMSFSEADELLQLAAARQQVQAHIAKLRRQISLLEGQNQTVKTGSDL, encoded by the exons ATGACGAACAGCTCGTCATCGAAGAAACAAGCTCAAGATCAGCCAGAAACTAGCGAACCCACTCTCAAATCTCTCAAAACCAAGATGACTAAATCCGACGAAAAG CAGAAGAAGCTTAAAGACATTGAAATAAGCGTTCCAATTGTGTATGGTAATGTAGCATTCTGGCTTGGCAAGAAGGCTAGTGA GTATCAATCTCACAAGTGGGCAGTATATGTTCGAGGGGCAACAAATGAAGATATCAGTGTTGTAGTAAAGAAAGTTGTATTTCAGCTTCATTCTAGTTTCAATAGCCCGACTAGAGTTATCGAGGAGCCTCCATTCGAGGTATCGGAATCTGGTTGGGGAGAATTCGAGATTGCAATGACATTGCATTTCCACAGTGATGTCTGTGATAAGCCATTGAGTTT ATATCATCATTTAAAGCTATACCCTGAAGATGAATCAGGTCCTTTGACAATGAAGAAGCCTGTGGTTGTGGAATCTTATGACGAGATTGTCTTTCCTGATCCTTCAGAAAGTTTTTTAGCTAGGGTTCAGAATCATCCGGCTTTGACCTTTCCAAGATTACCCTCTGGTTACAACTTGCCTGCTCCTA TGCAAGTCGAAGATACcgggaaaaagaagagaggtGATACGAAAGATCATAGTTTGGGACAATGGTTCATGAGTTTCTCTGAAGCAGATGAGTTATTACAGCTTGCAGCTGCTCGTCAACAG GTTCAAGCTCATATTGCGAAACTGAGGCGACAAATAAGTTTGCTAGAGGGACAGAATCAGACCGTTAAAACAGGATCAGACCTGTGA
- the SUV2 gene encoding protein dimerization (SENSITIVE TO UV 2 (SUV2); Has 65 Blast hits to 63 proteins in 29 species: Archae - 0; Bacteria - 2; Metazoa - 9; Fungi - 13; Plants - 35; Viruses - 0; Other Eukaryotes - 6 (source: NCBI BLink).), which produces MSGNDEEFNDEFLLAIDSIETTLKKADMYRPLPPPYLPTFLPAPPPSTKISSSLSHPMQLQSSAGQQRKQIQVPDPFLSYSPPRELSQRVVSGFNDALMDYSNSTVVTAAKPISPTTSNRRCDSEKDLEIDRLKKELERVSKQLLDVEQECSQLKKGKSKETESRNLCADDNRGQCSTVHASKRIDLEPDVATSSVNHRENDSRMALDDKRSFKTTGVQADVANHSDLSKKLLDIWRTSNYQDPRKNLISELLLACSTDLQILFSFMKISTPPQELNKQEAKTSSDRQSSKALESEKVYQLYSAVTKISYGFVNLKTLVEPLLDLCKAETAVLVHRSLRVLHVLLEHICGDEKRFEASWDANWHSLFKLMNQIASKRTEQDVKQEALSIMNIIVMSTDAYTARESFVSKEVFESISLLLRKEGGLHVRKEAIHLFYLLLNCPKLYDTFDSLHEEKNSSDTENDSEGNFFALEAFGKIFEGLADCLTSPRKTSEDLELCRNVIMILALAASSGNSGYELLSSHKLPQDSSFLMLILHLLVAEIDSESTEFHPKAEIFKARTLLMREILILLNRLVSGLSSSATILKELTTSRDMASLTVDAATRLSRKRNLLGKPESSVERMRNTEIMDLARIFKKRVFAFLGDNTI; this is translated from the exons atgagtGGAAATGATGAAGAATTTAACGACGAATTTCTCCTCGCCATCGATTCAATCGAAACCACCCTGAAAAAAGCCGATATGTATCGCCCCCTACCTCCTCCGTATCTTCCAACGTTTCTACCGGCTCCTCCGCCATCGACGAAGATTTCATCGTCTTTATCTCACCCTATGCAGTTACAATCCTCAGCGGGACAACAACGGAAACAAATTCAAGTTCCTGATCCTTTCTTAAGCTATTCTCCGCCGAGAGAACTCTCTCAAAGAGTAGTAAGCGGTTTCAATGACGCGTTAATGGATTACTCTAACTCTACTGTTGTTACTGCTGCTAAACCTATCTCTCCGACTACTTCGAATCGTCGCTGTGATAGTGAGAAAGATCTCGAAATTGATCGCTTAAAG AAGGAGCTGGAACGTGTCTCGAAGCAATTGCTGGATGTG GAGCAAGAATGTTCTCAGCTTAAGAAGgggaaaagcaaagaaacagagtCTAGAAACTTGTGTGCTGATGATAATAGAGGGCAATGTTCTACGGTTCATGCTTCTAAGAGGATAGACTT GGAACCAGATGTCGCAACTTCTTCAGTAAATCATCGAGAAAACGACTCTAGGATGGCGTTAGATGATAAAAGAA GCTTCAAGACCACTGGTGTTCAGGCTGATGTGGCCAATCATTCTGACCTTTCAAAGAAACTGCTAGACATCTGGCGCACCTCAAATTATCAAGATCCGAGGAAAAATCTAATCTCAGAGTTGCTACTGGCTTGTTCAACAGATCTCCAGATTCTCTTTAGTTTTATGAAAATCAGTACGCCTCCTCAAGAACTTAACAAACAGGAAGCCAAAACCTCGTCAGATAGACAATCTTCTAAAGCCTTAGAATCTGAGAAAGTGTATCAATTATACTCTGCAGTAACAAAG ATCAGCTATGGGTTTGTAAATTTGAAGACCTTGGTTGAACCACTACTTGATCTTTGTAAAGCGGAAACT GCCGTTCTTGTTCATAGATCTCTGCGTGTACTACATGTGCTGTTGGAACATATATGTGGTGATGAAAAGAGATTTGAAGCCAG TTGGGATGCAAACTGGCATTCTCTGTTTAAATTGATGAATCAAATTGCTAGTAAAAGAACCGAACAGGATGTGAAACAGGAAGCATTGTCGATAATGAACATAATCGTGATGAGCACCGATGCTTATACTGCTAGAGAAAG TTTTGTCTCCAAGGAAGTGTTTGAAAGCATTTCAttacttttaagaaaagaaggtGGCTTACATGTACGGAAAGAAGCTATTCATCTTTTTTACTTGCTACTCAACT GTCCTAAACTATACGATACATTTGATTCTCTCCATGAGGAAAAGAACTCCTCTGATACTGAAAACGATAGTGAAGGAAATTTCTTTGCTTTGGAAGCATTTGGTAAGATCTTTGAAGGCTTAGCAGATTGTTTGACTTCTCCCAGAAAGACATCAGAG gATCTGGAACTGTGTAGGAATGTAATAATGATCTTGGCTCTAGCAGCTTCTTCAGGAAACTCTGGCTATGAACTACTCTCAAGTCACAAGCTACCTCAAGACAGCAGCTTCTTAATGCTGATACTTCATCTTTTAGTTGCTGAAATAGACTCGGAATCAACAGAATTTCATCCAAAAGCGGAAATCTTCAAAGCAAG AACACTATTGATGAGAGAGATATTGATATTACTAAACAGACTTGTCTCTGGCTTGTCAAGCTCTGCTACTATTCTAAAGGAACTAACAACGAGCAGAGACATGGCGAGTCTAACGGTTGATGCAGCCACAAGATTATCCCGTAAAAGAAACTTACTTGGAAAACCTGAAAGCAGTGTTGAGAGAATGAGGAATACCGAAATCATGGATTTAGCCCGCATTTTCAAGAAACGGGTTTTCGCCTTCTTAGGTGACAATACTATATGA
- the SUV2 gene encoding protein dimerization: MSGNDEEFNDEFLLAIDSIETTLKKADMYRPLPPPYLPTFLPAPPPSTKISSSLSHPMQLQSSAGQQRKQIQVPDPFLSYSPPRELSQRVVSGFNDALMDYSNSTVVTAAKPISPTTSNRRCDSEKDLEIDRLKKELERVSKQLLDVEQECSQLKKGKSKETESRNLCADDNRGQCSTVHASKRIDLEPDVATSSVNHRENDSRMALDDKRSFKTTGVQADVANHSDLSKKLLDIWRTSNYQDPRKNLISELLLACSTDLQILFSFMKISTPPQELNKQEAKTSSDRQSSKALESEKVYQLYSAVTKISYGFVNLKTLVEPLLDLCKAETAVLVHRSLRVLHVLLEHICGDEKRFEASWDANWHSLFKLMNQIASKRTEQDVKQEALSIMNIIVMSTDAYTARESFVSKEVFESISLLLRKEGGLHVRKEAIHLFYLLLNCPKLYDTFDSLHEEKNSSDTENDSEGNFFALEAFGKIFEGLADCLTSPRKTSEDLELCRNVIMILALAASSGNSGYELLSSHKLPQDSSFLMLILHLLVAEIDSESTEFHPKAEIFKARFILHRGDLQIENLI, translated from the exons atgagtGGAAATGATGAAGAATTTAACGACGAATTTCTCCTCGCCATCGATTCAATCGAAACCACCCTGAAAAAAGCCGATATGTATCGCCCCCTACCTCCTCCGTATCTTCCAACGTTTCTACCGGCTCCTCCGCCATCGACGAAGATTTCATCGTCTTTATCTCACCCTATGCAGTTACAATCCTCAGCGGGACAACAACGGAAACAAATTCAAGTTCCTGATCCTTTCTTAAGCTATTCTCCGCCGAGAGAACTCTCTCAAAGAGTAGTAAGCGGTTTCAATGACGCGTTAATGGATTACTCTAACTCTACTGTTGTTACTGCTGCTAAACCTATCTCTCCGACTACTTCGAATCGTCGCTGTGATAGTGAGAAAGATCTCGAAATTGATCGCTTAAAG AAGGAGCTGGAACGTGTCTCGAAGCAATTGCTGGATGTG GAGCAAGAATGTTCTCAGCTTAAGAAGgggaaaagcaaagaaacagagtCTAGAAACTTGTGTGCTGATGATAATAGAGGGCAATGTTCTACGGTTCATGCTTCTAAGAGGATAGACTT GGAACCAGATGTCGCAACTTCTTCAGTAAATCATCGAGAAAACGACTCTAGGATGGCGTTAGATGATAAAAGAA GCTTCAAGACCACTGGTGTTCAGGCTGATGTGGCCAATCATTCTGACCTTTCAAAGAAACTGCTAGACATCTGGCGCACCTCAAATTATCAAGATCCGAGGAAAAATCTAATCTCAGAGTTGCTACTGGCTTGTTCAACAGATCTCCAGATTCTCTTTAGTTTTATGAAAATCAGTACGCCTCCTCAAGAACTTAACAAACAGGAAGCCAAAACCTCGTCAGATAGACAATCTTCTAAAGCCTTAGAATCTGAGAAAGTGTATCAATTATACTCTGCAGTAACAAAG ATCAGCTATGGGTTTGTAAATTTGAAGACCTTGGTTGAACCACTACTTGATCTTTGTAAAGCGGAAACT GCCGTTCTTGTTCATAGATCTCTGCGTGTACTACATGTGCTGTTGGAACATATATGTGGTGATGAAAAGAGATTTGAAGCCAG TTGGGATGCAAACTGGCATTCTCTGTTTAAATTGATGAATCAAATTGCTAGTAAAAGAACCGAACAGGATGTGAAACAGGAAGCATTGTCGATAATGAACATAATCGTGATGAGCACCGATGCTTATACTGCTAGAGAAAG TTTTGTCTCCAAGGAAGTGTTTGAAAGCATTTCAttacttttaagaaaagaaggtGGCTTACATGTACGGAAAGAAGCTATTCATCTTTTTTACTTGCTACTCAACT GTCCTAAACTATACGATACATTTGATTCTCTCCATGAGGAAAAGAACTCCTCTGATACTGAAAACGATAGTGAAGGAAATTTCTTTGCTTTGGAAGCATTTGGTAAGATCTTTGAAGGCTTAGCAGATTGTTTGACTTCTCCCAGAAAGACATCAGAG gATCTGGAACTGTGTAGGAATGTAATAATGATCTTGGCTCTAGCAGCTTCTTCAGGAAACTCTGGCTATGAACTACTCTCAAGTCACAAGCTACCTCAAGACAGCAGCTTCTTAATGCTGATACTTCATCTTTTAGTTGCTGAAATAGACTCGGAATCAACAGAATTTCATCCAAAAGCGGAAATCTTCAAAGCAAGGTTTATTCTACACCGAGGTGATTtacaaatagaaaatttaatcTAG
- a CDS encoding Proteasome component (PCI) domain protein (Proteasome component (PCI) domain protein; CONTAINS InterPro DOMAIN/s: Proteasome component (PCI) domain (InterPro:IPR000717); BEST Arabidopsis thaliana protein match is: Proteasome component (PCI) domain protein (TAIR:AT4G19006.1); Has 30201 Blast hits to 17322 proteins in 780 species: Archae - 12; Bacteria - 1396; Metazoa - 17338; Fungi - 3422; Plants - 5037; Viruses - 0; Other Eukaryotes - 2996 (source: NCBI BLink).), which produces MAALQYLESLKNTHPELGEWYNSLADLYQKKLWHQLTLKLEQFIALAVFQAGDALIQFYHNFITDFETKINLLKLAHFAVVVSRQYSEKEAAVSYLESVIEKLRATKEPRITEPIIYIETQKALFKLEQGDQKECKKILDDGKSSLDSMTDIDPSVYANFYWVSSQYHKCRQEFSDFYKSALLYLAYTSVEDLSESFKLDLAFDLSLSALLGENIYNFGELLAHPILKSLLGTNVEWLYHILQAFNHGDLVQYQELCRVHNASLIAQPALVENEKKLLEKINILCLIEIIFSRPAEDRTIPLSIIAERTKLSIEDVEHLLMKSLSVHLIEGIIDQVNGTIYVSWAQPRVLGIPQIKALRDQLDSWVDKVHTTLLSVEAETPDLVAA; this is translated from the exons ATGGCTGCTCTACAATACTTGGAATCTCTGAAAAATACGCATCCAGAGCTCGGCGAATGGTACAATTCCCTTGCAGATCTGTATCAGAAAAAGCTCTGGCATCAACTCACCCTTAAGCTCGAACAGTTCATCGCTCTCGCTGTCTTTCAG gCTGGTGATGCTTTGATTCAGTTCTATCACAATTTCATCACTGACTTTGAGACGAAGATCAATCTTCTGAAGCTTGCGCATTTTGCTGTGGTGGTCTCTCGACAGTACTCTGAGAAAGAAGCTGCAGTTAGCTATCTTGAAAGCGTGATTGAGAAACTTAGAGCTACTAAAGAGCCTAGGATTACTGAACCAATCATTTATATTGAAACACAAAAAGCTTTATTCAAGCTTGAGCAAGGTGATCAGAAGGAGTGCAAAAAAATCTTGGACGATGGAAAGAGCTCTCTTGATAGTATGACTGACATTGATCCATCAGTCTATGCCAACTTCTATTGGGTGTCTTCTCAGTACCATAAGTGCCGTCAAGAATTTTCTGATTTCTACAAAAGTGCTCTGCTTTATCTTGCATACACGTCTGTGGAGGACCTTTCAGAATCGTTTAAGCTG GATTTGGCTTTCGATTTGTCACTATCAGCTCTACTTGGGGAGAACATCTATAACTTTGGGGAACTGTTAGCCCATCCCATT TTGAAAAGTCTCCTTGGAACAAATGTGGAATGGCTCTACCACATTCTACAGGCATTCAACCATGGTGATTTAGTTCAGTATCAAGAACTATGCCGTGTGCACAACGCATCCTTGATTGCTCAACCAGCACTTGTTGAGAACGAGAAGAAGCTTTTGGAAAAGATCAACATTCTCTGCCTTATCGAGATCATCTTCAG CCGACCCGCTGAAGATAGAACCATTCCTTTGAGCATCATCGCTGAGCGTACTAAACTTTCCATTGAAGATGTTGAGCACCTTCTCATGAAGAGCCTTTCT GTGCATTTGATCGAGGGCATCATAGACCAAGTGAACGGAACAATTTATGTCTCATGGGCGCAACCGAGAGTACTAGGGATTCCACAGATCAAGGCTTTGAGGGATCAATTAGACAGTTGGGTTGACAAAGTTCACACCACTTTACTATCTGTTGAAGCCGAGACACCAGATCTTGTTGCAGcataa